The Cellulomonas wangleii genome includes a region encoding these proteins:
- a CDS encoding DUF4129 domain-containing protein, whose amino-acid sequence MIVLAGVPVEPDADTARRWVRGELLDPVYHRQDTLLERVLRWFAELLDGLPEAGLSGRTLLLVAVGVVLVVVVVALLVAGPVRAGARRRRAGMLHADDRRTAAQLRDAADAAAQAGDWSSAVADRYRAVVRDLEERGLLDERPGRTAHEAARLAGAALPPHADALARGGDLFDAVVYGDRPAAAQDDTAMRELDAAVRAARPLAVGA is encoded by the coding sequence GTGATCGTCCTCGCCGGGGTGCCGGTCGAGCCCGACGCCGACACCGCACGCCGCTGGGTGCGCGGGGAGCTGCTGGACCCGGTGTACCACCGCCAGGACACGCTGCTGGAACGCGTGCTCCGGTGGTTCGCCGAGCTCCTGGACGGCCTGCCGGAGGCCGGGCTCTCCGGACGGACCCTGCTGCTCGTCGCCGTCGGCGTGGTGCTGGTGGTGGTCGTCGTCGCACTGCTCGTCGCGGGACCCGTGCGCGCCGGCGCGCGACGCCGCCGGGCCGGCATGCTGCACGCCGACGACCGGCGCACGGCGGCGCAGCTGCGCGACGCCGCCGACGCGGCCGCGCAGGCCGGCGACTGGTCGAGCGCCGTCGCCGACCGCTACCGGGCCGTCGTCCGCGACCTGGAGGAGCGCGGGCTCCTCGACGAGCGTCCCGGGCGCACGGCGCACGAGGCGGCCCGGCTCGCCGGTGCCGCCCTGCCCCCGCACGCCGACGCGCTGGCCCGCGGGGGTGACCTGTTCGACGCCGTCGTGTACGGCGACCGGCCGGCGGCCGCGCAGGACGACACCGCGATGCGCGAGCTCGACGCCGCGGTCCGCGCCGCCCGGCCCCTGGCGGTGGGCGCATGA